The sequence TGCGCAACGTCGCAAAAAGGCGCGTTGCCCGTGGCTAGCGACCAGCCAATCGTATGGAGGCGGGCGTCAGCCAATTGTAGAAGCGCGAGTGTTTCGCGGTCGGCATCCAATTGCTCATCGGCTAGCGCGGGGCTGGTAATTGCAAGTGAAAGGAACGCCAATAACGCGGAGAACTTGCGCATCAGCCTTCCTTGGCAGCGTCTAGCGCATCTTGCAGCACGCCGCGGCCTACTGCGCCTTGAAAGACTTTGCCGCCCACGATCCAGCTGGGCGTTCCGTCAAAGCCGAGCTGTGATGCGACGGTTAAATTGCTCTGCAGTTCTGCATCGGCGACCTGCGACGCAGCAAATGCACGCGCCTTTTCGATATCGAGGCCCGCCTGATTTGCCGCGGCAAGAATAGTCTGTTCATTTGGTCGTCCGGCATCGAACATCGCATGATGGAAGGCTTCAAACTTGCCCTGCGCTGCCGCCGCAAGCGCCATGCGTGCCGCAGCTTCGCTTTCGGGTGCAAGGATGGGGATTTCGCGCATCACTACTTTCAGGTCGGGGTTTGCGGCAATCAGCGCTTCAACTTCGGCCACGCTGCTGCGGCAGTATCCGCATGCATAATCGCTAAATTCAACCAGCGTTACGGAGCCCTGCGGGTTGCCAAGAACGGCACCGGGAAACGGCTCCAAGACCTGGCTGCCTGCGCTGGCGAGGCGTTGTTCGGCCTCACGCGCCTGATAGCGCTCCGCCATTTCGGGCAGGATTTCAGGATTTTCGAGCATATATTCGCGAATATTCGCATTGCCGAGGCCCGTAGCGCCGTAGATCGCTGCGCCGCCAAAGCCGAAAACCAAAGCTGCCACAGCGCTGAGCGCAACTGTTTTACCGCCGATAGAGCTGCTGTCGGTCAAATCCTGTCCTTACATGCGCGAATTGAATTAGCGGACGTCTAGCGGCGTTTCTTGTCACGTTCCAGTTCGGACCGCGCTTGCAAGCCAATGTCCTGAGCGCGCAACCAGTCGGGCGAGCCGGTTGGCAGACCCGCTTCGGCAAAGCCTGCGCTCATCATCGCTTCGGCATATTGCCGCCGCATGATCTGCTGTTCTGCGCTGGCGAGCCGTGCGCGCGGCATGTCGCCTTGCGCAGCATAGATTTGACCGAGCTGGAACCAGGCAAAGGGGTTCTGCCGGTCGCGTGAAACGGCGGACTTCAAGACATCCTCGGCTTCTTCGAAATGGACGGGATCTTCTGTCGCAATCAGCGCGTGACCGAACATGCCCGCAATCAGTGAATTGCTTCCGCTGAGCTCGGTCGCGAGTCGCAGCGACTCCAACGCTTCTTGCGGCCGTCCCGATTCGAGCAACACCTGCCCTTTCAGCTCAAGGAAGTACGGATCCTTCGGCGCGCCAGCGAGCAGCGTGTCCACTTCGTTCAAGGCCAGATCGACCCTTGCATCCTTGTGGTGGGCATAAGCGCGCGCATAGCGGGCCGGCACGCCGGTCATGCTTTCGTTGTAGACTTGAAGCGTATCGGAGGGACGCGACAGGAAGCCTGCCAGCTTTCCCTTGACCCTCAGGAAACGGCGCTGAAGCTCGGGATCGACAGGCTTTTCCCAGGCTGGATCGACGATGTAACTTTCGCGCAGCGTGGCAATCCGGTCGCCTGACAGCGGGTGTGTGCGGCCAAACGTCGCTTCATCGTCTTGGCTGTAGCCATAACGAAACTCGCGGTTCTGCAGTTTCTTGAAGAATGCCAGCGAACCGCGGCCCGATATGCCCGCTTTGGAAAGATATTCGGCGCCGGCTGCATCGGCAGAGGATTCTTGCACGCGGGTAAAGGCGAGGAATTTGCCCACGGCCGCTTGTTGCCCGGCAGCGAGGACACCTGCTGCCGCATCAGGCGCTCCGGCCACTGCAGCGCCAACAGCGAGGATCAGTGACAGGATCGAAATGTTGGCCGATTTGCTAAAGCCTTCGCCGTAGCGAATGATGTGGCCGCCTGTAATATGACCAAGTTCGTGAGCGATGACGCCCTGAACTTCGTCAGCATTATCAGCGGCATCGATCAGCCCGCTATGGATATAGACAATTTGCCCGCCCGCCACGAAGGCGTTGATGCTGGGATCGTTGATCAGGACAATATCGACATTGCCGGGCTCCAGCCCTGCTGCCTCGACCAGCGGTGCTGCCAGATCGTCGAGCAATGCCTCGGTCTCCGCATCGCGCAGGACCGATTGCGCCATCGCTGGCTCTATCGTGATCGCAAGCAGGGCGACCAGCGCAAGAAGGTGGCGGAGGAGTGGCATTTCTTGCACGTTTAAGGCGCTGCGGCCTGAACCGGCGCTGAAGGTGGTTCGGTCGCTGAGCTTGGCTGTGTAACGCTGGCCAAGAATTCTGCGGTTTTGTCGATCACTTTGCGGTCTCCTTCAAACGGGCGGGCATAGGCCATGATGATCTGCGCGTGGTTCATCTCGGGGTATTCGACCACTTCGCTAACCCCGCCCGCTTCGCGCATCGCTTTGTCCAGATTGACCGAGTTACGCGGATAGACGGTGGTGTCCATACTGCCATGGAGCAGCAATAGCGGCGGGCCATCGCCGCGAGCGAAACCTATCGGCTGCGTGGACTCAAGCGGGTCAACATGACCGAACGCTGCTTTGGTCGAATCGCTGTCCAGCGGCAGGAAGTCGGCAGGTCCGGCAAGGCTAATCACACCCTTGATCGTATCATCCGGCAAACCGGCCCGGCCCAGCCACTGTCGGTCTAACCCAGTCATAAGGACATTATATGCGCCCGCAGAATGGCCCATCAGTGTGATTGCATCGGCGTTCACACCATGCTTCGCCGCATTGTCGACGACCCAGCGCACCGACGCCGCGCTATCCTCCAGCATCGCGGGGAATTCACCGTCCGGGACTAGGCGATATCCGACCAGCGCGGTGGCATAGCCAAGATCACCCAAGGTGCGAGCGATGAAGGTGTATTCTTCTGGCTCGCCAAAATTCCAGCTGCCGCCGTGGACGAAGATGACCACCGGATGCCCGGTATCTGACCCGGACGCAGTTTCGGGAACATAGAGTTCGATCCGTTGCTGAGCATTATCACCATATTGCACGGCTGCGACCTGGGTCGCACCTTGCCCGCGCGAATAAAAGCCGTCGAGCCGGTTCAGCGTATCCGCAGACCCGAATGCAAAGGCTGCGCGCCACGCAGCAAATGCGATCACGGCCAGTACCGCGATCGTTACCAAGATCCAGCCCATGCGGCCCATCCTCTTTGTTTGTGCCATTGTTAGTCGGTAGCTCCTGCTGCATTTCGCTTCTTATCGGTCACCGCGACGATCCGGGATGTATCCCCCTTTTGTGAAAGTCCGGCGGCTTTGAGGAAATCCTGCCCGATTTCATAGCTTTCGCCAAGCCACAGCGGAACTCCGGCGGCTTCGATGGTCGCTTTGGCGGCGCGCTCTTCGGAACTAGGCTCCTCCAGAGCGCTGGTGCGGATGAACACCGCGACAATTCGTCCCGGATTATCGCCGACCACCGCTGCATAGGCTGGCAAATCGCCTTGCGTATCATCACCGATCAGGGCGAAGCGCATTTCGGGGTATGTGTCGCAAATTGCTTCAATGGATGCGCGTTTGTGTGCTCCATGTCCGGCACTACCCAGAGTTTCGCGGTCGAAAGACCAATCGCGTAACATCATCGGCCCGAGCGGCAGGTCGCGCGCCCTTTTAAAGGCGACGAGATAGGAAAACAGGTTCCACGGGCTTGAAGAAACATAAAAAAACGGCCGGTGCATCGCCGGAATGCGGTCTCCCGGAGCAGCTTCGCCTGCGCGTTTAACATGGCCGCCGCCTAGCGCGTTGTAGAACAAATCAGCGCCCGGAACGGCGAGGCGTTCGTCGGGCAACTCTGCCAAAACCCGCCGCCAATTGCGGGCGAGCGCGCGGAAACTGCCGGTAATGCCGGTTTCTATGATCGTGTCATCAATGTCTGAAATGACGGCGATGTGGCTATCAAGGCCAGGCGCCATGATGTGGCCCTCGACGCAGTGATCGCCTTCGTCGTTGGACCAGTGCAGTGCGGCAACTTCCCACGCCGTATGCCTTGTAAGTTCCCAGCCATCACTCAGCGCAATGTCCCAGCGAGCAAATCCTTCACTGTCGGTTGTGACGGGATGCCGCGATTTGCTGCCGTCCTGACGCTCCAATTCCAGTGTGACTTCGAGGCCAGCGACTTCATGTGAAGCGAA comes from Altererythrobacter sp. ZODW24 and encodes:
- a CDS encoding DsbA family protein — translated: MTDSSSIGGKTVALSAVAALVFGFGGAAIYGATGLGNANIREYMLENPEILPEMAERYQAREAEQRLASAGSQVLEPFPGAVLGNPQGSVTLVEFSDYACGYCRSSVAEVEALIAANPDLKVVMREIPILAPESEAAARMALAAAAQGKFEAFHHAMFDAGRPNEQTILAAANQAGLDIEKARAFAASQVADAELQSNLTVASQLGFDGTPSWIVGGKVFQGAVGRGVLQDALDAAKEG
- a CDS encoding M48 family metalloprotease, whose amino-acid sequence is MPLLRHLLALVALLAITIEPAMAQSVLRDAETEALLDDLAAPLVEAAGLEPGNVDIVLINDPSINAFVAGGQIVYIHSGLIDAADNADEVQGVIAHELGHITGGHIIRYGEGFSKSANISILSLILAVGAAVAGAPDAAAGVLAAGQQAAVGKFLAFTRVQESSADAAGAEYLSKAGISGRGSLAFFKKLQNREFRYGYSQDDEATFGRTHPLSGDRIATLRESYIVDPAWEKPVDPELQRRFLRVKGKLAGFLSRPSDTLQVYNESMTGVPARYARAYAHHKDARVDLALNEVDTLLAGAPKDPYFLELKGQVLLESGRPQEALESLRLATELSGSNSLIAGMFGHALIATEDPVHFEEAEDVLKSAVSRDRQNPFAWFQLGQIYAAQGDMPRARLASAEQQIMRRQYAEAMMSAGFAEAGLPTGSPDWLRAQDIGLQARSELERDKKRR
- a CDS encoding alpha/beta hydrolase; the protein is MGWILVTIAVLAVIAFAAWRAAFAFGSADTLNRLDGFYSRGQGATQVAAVQYGDNAQQRIELYVPETASGSDTGHPVVIFVHGGSWNFGEPEEYTFIARTLGDLGYATALVGYRLVPDGEFPAMLEDSAASVRWVVDNAAKHGVNADAITLMGHSAGAYNVLMTGLDRQWLGRAGLPDDTIKGVISLAGPADFLPLDSDSTKAAFGHVDPLESTQPIGFARGDGPPLLLLHGSMDTTVYPRNSVNLDKAMREAGGVSEVVEYPEMNHAQIIMAYARPFEGDRKVIDKTAEFLASVTQPSSATEPPSAPVQAAAP
- a CDS encoding phosphatase domain-containing protein yields the protein MDIFPRHPARILPYFGYRSRTRLTLTARALRAREADFSGGGKWRAFRTMLSQFASHEVAGLEVTLELERQDGSKSRHPVTTDSEGFARWDIALSDGWELTRHTAWEVAALHWSNDEGDHCVEGHIMAPGLDSHIAVISDIDDTIIETGITGSFRALARNWRRVLAELPDERLAVPGADLFYNALGGGHVKRAGEAAPGDRIPAMHRPFFYVSSSPWNLFSYLVAFKRARDLPLGPMMLRDWSFDRETLGSAGHGAHKRASIEAICDTYPEMRFALIGDDTQGDLPAYAAVVGDNPGRIVAVFIRTSALEEPSSEERAAKATIEAAGVPLWLGESYEIGQDFLKAAGLSQKGDTSRIVAVTDKKRNAAGATD